One genomic segment of Streptomyces sp. RerS4 includes these proteins:
- a CDS encoding AMP-dependent synthetase/ligase, with amino-acid sequence MREFSLPALYEVPSDGNLTDLIRRNAAQHPDTAVMARKVDGRWQDVTATEFLAEVRAAAKGLIASGVQPGDRVALISRTRYEWVLFDFAIWSAGAVTVPVYETSSPEQIQWILGDSGAVAVVVESPAHSANVATLRDRLPELREVWEIERDALGTLKAAGASVTDAEVDARSALASADDPATIVYTSGTTGRPKGCVLTHRNFFAECGNVVERLSPLFRTGECSVLLFLPAAHVFGRLVEVAAVLAPIRLGCVPDIKNLTDELQSFRPTLILGVPRVFEKVYNSARAKAQADGKGKIFDAAAETAIAYSRALDTPGGPSFGLKLKHKLFSKLVYGKLHAVLGGRGEYAISGGAPLGERLGHFFRGIGFTVLEGYGLTESCAATAFNPWDKQKIGTVGQPLPGSVVRIADDGEVLLHGEHVFKEYWKNETATAEALTDGWFHTGDVGTLDEDGFLAITGRKKELIVTAGGKNVAPAVIEDRIRAHALVGECMVVGDARPFVAALVTIDEEFLGRWAAENGKPAGVTAAELREDADLIAAVQKAVDDGNAAVSKAESVRKFRILGSQFTEESGHITPSLKLKRNVVAKDFADEIEALYRG; translated from the coding sequence TTGCGCGAGTTCAGCCTTCCGGCCCTGTACGAGGTCCCTTCGGACGGGAACCTGACGGATCTCATCCGCCGCAACGCCGCCCAGCATCCCGACACCGCCGTCATGGCCCGCAAGGTCGACGGCCGGTGGCAGGACGTGACGGCCACCGAGTTCCTCGCCGAGGTGCGGGCCGCCGCGAAGGGCCTGATCGCCTCCGGTGTCCAGCCCGGCGACCGCGTCGCGCTGATCTCCCGCACCCGCTACGAGTGGGTCCTGTTCGACTTCGCGATCTGGAGCGCGGGCGCGGTCACCGTCCCCGTCTACGAGACCAGCTCCCCCGAGCAGATCCAGTGGATCCTCGGTGACTCCGGGGCCGTCGCGGTCGTCGTGGAGAGCCCGGCGCACAGCGCGAACGTGGCCACCCTGCGCGACCGCCTGCCGGAGCTGCGCGAGGTCTGGGAGATCGAGCGGGACGCGCTGGGCACGCTCAAGGCGGCCGGCGCCTCCGTCACGGACGCCGAGGTGGACGCGCGCAGCGCCCTCGCGAGCGCCGACGACCCGGCCACCATCGTCTACACCTCGGGCACCACCGGCCGCCCCAAGGGCTGCGTGCTGACCCACCGCAACTTCTTCGCCGAGTGCGGCAACGTCGTCGAGCGCCTGAGCCCCCTCTTCCGCACCGGCGAGTGCTCCGTCCTGCTGTTCCTCCCGGCCGCGCACGTCTTCGGCCGGCTGGTGGAGGTCGCGGCGGTGCTGGCGCCGATCCGGCTGGGCTGCGTACCGGACATCAAGAACCTCACCGACGAGCTGCAGTCCTTCCGGCCCACGCTGATCCTCGGCGTGCCGCGCGTCTTCGAGAAGGTCTACAACTCGGCGCGCGCCAAGGCGCAGGCCGACGGCAAGGGCAAGATCTTCGACGCCGCCGCCGAGACGGCGATCGCCTACAGCCGGGCGCTCGACACCCCGGGCGGTCCGTCCTTCGGCCTGAAGCTCAAGCACAAGCTGTTCTCGAAGCTGGTCTACGGCAAGCTGCACGCGGTCCTCGGCGGTCGGGGCGAGTACGCCATCTCCGGCGGTGCCCCGCTCGGCGAGCGGCTCGGCCACTTCTTCCGCGGCATCGGCTTCACGGTGCTGGAGGGCTACGGCCTCACCGAGTCCTGCGCGGCCACGGCCTTCAACCCGTGGGACAAGCAGAAGATCGGTACGGTCGGCCAGCCGCTGCCCGGCTCCGTGGTGCGCATCGCCGACGACGGCGAGGTGCTGCTGCACGGCGAGCACGTCTTCAAGGAGTACTGGAAGAACGAGACGGCCACGGCCGAGGCGCTGACGGACGGCTGGTTCCACACCGGCGACGTCGGCACCCTGGACGAGGACGGCTTCCTCGCGATCACCGGCCGCAAGAAGGAACTCATCGTCACGGCGGGCGGCAAGAACGTCGCCCCCGCGGTGATCGAGGACCGCATCCGCGCGCACGCCCTGGTCGGCGAGTGCATGGTGGTCGGTGACGCTCGCCCCTTCGTGGCGGCGCTGGTCACCATCGACGAGGAGTTCCTCGGCCGGTGGGCCGCGGAGAACGGCAAGCCGGCCGGGGTGACGGCGGCGGAGCTGCGCGAGGACGCGGATCTGATCGCCGCCGTCCAGAAGGCCGTCGACGACGGCAACGCGGCGGTGTCGAAGGCGGAATCGGTGCGGAAGTTCCGCATTCTGGGCTCCCAGTTCACGGAGGAGTCCGGGCACATCACGCCGTCGCTGAAGCTCAAGCGCAACGTGGTGGCGAAGGACTTCGCGGACGAGATCGAGGCCCTGTACCGGGGCTAG
- a CDS encoding GMC oxidoreductase gives MTPNLTRRHFLGVTALQTAAALGFTRIGLSSAAAAEPPAAHYAPAIVVGSGYGSAVAALRLGQAGVRTVVLEMGRLWDGPGPDGKVFPATSAPDHRSMWFRTRTEAPLAQFLWLDVVNRDISPYPGVLDRVNHGDMSVYVGRGVGGGSLVNGGMAPTPRRSYFSEVLPRVDADEMYATFFPRARAMLGVNDIDPAWFESTEWYRFARVSRKHAHHTGLKTTFVPNVYDFDHMKREAAGTATRSALAGEVIYGNNHGKKSLDKTYLAAALGTGNVTIETMQRVVGVRPDPAGGYVVTVRTSDLSGKVTQVRELGCRQLFLGAGSLGTSEILLRARETGTLPALSERVGLNWGPNGNVMTARANHLWDTVGANQATMPALGIDDWDNAANPVFAEIAPLPMGFEHWISLYLAITRNPERGYFTYDAATDSARLRWSRSQNAPAVQAAKNLFDRINRRNVTIYRYDLFGENKPFADNFTYHPLGGCVLGEATDLYGRAKGYQGLYVVDGSLVPGSLGVNPFVTITALAERNMQRILAEDPR, from the coding sequence ATGACACCCAACCTGACACGCCGTCACTTCCTCGGCGTCACCGCGCTCCAGACCGCCGCGGCGCTCGGCTTCACCCGGATCGGGCTGTCCTCGGCCGCCGCGGCCGAACCCCCGGCCGCCCACTACGCCCCCGCGATCGTCGTCGGCTCCGGCTACGGCTCGGCCGTCGCCGCGCTGCGCCTCGGGCAGGCGGGGGTGCGTACGGTCGTCCTGGAGATGGGGCGGCTGTGGGACGGCCCCGGACCCGACGGCAAGGTCTTCCCCGCCACCTCCGCGCCCGACCATCGCTCCATGTGGTTCCGCACCCGCACCGAGGCCCCGCTCGCCCAGTTCCTCTGGCTCGACGTGGTCAACCGCGACATCAGCCCCTATCCCGGGGTCCTGGACCGGGTGAACCACGGCGACATGTCCGTCTACGTCGGCCGGGGCGTCGGCGGTGGCTCCCTGGTCAACGGCGGCATGGCCCCGACCCCGCGCCGCTCGTACTTCTCCGAGGTGCTGCCCCGGGTGGACGCCGACGAGATGTACGCCACCTTCTTCCCGCGCGCCCGCGCGATGCTCGGCGTCAACGACATCGACCCGGCCTGGTTCGAGTCCACGGAGTGGTACCGCTTCGCCCGCGTCTCGCGCAAACACGCGCACCACACCGGCCTGAAGACCACCTTCGTGCCCAACGTCTACGACTTCGACCACATGAAGCGCGAGGCCGCCGGCACCGCCACGAGGTCCGCGCTGGCCGGAGAGGTCATCTACGGCAACAACCACGGCAAGAAGAGCCTCGACAAGACCTACCTGGCCGCCGCCCTCGGCACCGGCAACGTCACCATCGAGACAATGCAGCGGGTGGTCGGCGTACGACCCGATCCGGCGGGCGGCTACGTGGTCACCGTGCGCACCAGCGACCTGAGCGGCAAGGTCACCCAGGTCCGTGAACTGGGCTGCCGGCAGCTCTTCCTCGGCGCCGGCAGCCTCGGCACCTCGGAGATCCTGCTGCGCGCCCGCGAGACCGGCACGCTGCCGGCGCTGAGCGAGAGGGTCGGGCTGAACTGGGGCCCCAACGGCAACGTCATGACCGCCCGCGCCAACCACCTGTGGGACACCGTCGGCGCGAACCAGGCCACCATGCCGGCCCTTGGCATCGACGACTGGGACAACGCCGCCAACCCGGTGTTCGCCGAGATCGCGCCGCTGCCCATGGGTTTCGAGCACTGGATCTCGCTGTACCTGGCCATCACCAGGAACCCGGAGCGCGGGTACTTCACCTACGACGCCGCCACCGACTCCGCGCGCCTGCGCTGGAGCCGGAGCCAGAACGCGCCGGCCGTCCAGGCGGCCAAGAACCTCTTCGACCGGATCAACCGGCGCAACGTCACGATCTACCGCTACGACCTGTTCGGCGAGAACAAGCCCTTCGCCGACAACTTCACCTACCACCCGCTGGGTGGCTGCGTCCTGGGCGAGGCCACCGACCTCTACGGGCGGGCCAAGGGCTACCAGGGGCTGTACGTGGTCGACGGCTCCCTGGTGCCCGGCTCGCTCGGCGTGAACCCGTTCGTGACGATCACGGCCCTCGCCGAGCGGAACATGCAGCGGATCCTCGCCGAGGACCCGCGCTGA
- a CDS encoding glycosyltransferase family 4 protein: MHKTLIVTNDFPPRPGGIQAFLHNMALRLDPDRVVVYASTWKHSAEGRAATAAFDAEQPFTVVRDRTTMLLPTPRVTRRAVSLLREHGCESVWFGAAAPLGLMGPALRRAGARRLVATTHGHEAGWAQLPAARQLLRRIGEGTDTLTYLGEYTRSRIASALTDRAAARMTQLPPGVDEKTFHPDSGGAQVREQLGLSDRPVVVCVSRLVPRKGQDTLIEAMPRILAAVPDAVLLIVGGGPYENDLRALAESTGVADSVVFTGAVPWEELPAHYGAGDVFAMPCRTRRGGLDVEGLGIVYLEASATGLPVVAGDSGGAPDAVLDGETGWVVRGGAPDEAAERIVALLRDPELRARMGARGRAWVEEKWRWDLLADRLRELL, encoded by the coding sequence ATGCACAAGACGCTGATCGTGACCAACGACTTCCCGCCGCGCCCGGGGGGTATCCAGGCCTTCCTGCACAACATGGCGCTGCGCCTCGACCCCGACCGGGTCGTCGTCTACGCCTCCACCTGGAAGCACAGCGCGGAGGGCCGCGCCGCCACCGCCGCCTTCGACGCCGAGCAGCCCTTCACCGTGGTCCGCGACCGGACGACGATGCTGCTGCCGACCCCCCGCGTGACCCGCCGGGCGGTGTCGCTGCTGCGCGAACACGGCTGCGAGTCCGTGTGGTTCGGCGCGGCCGCCCCGCTGGGCCTGATGGGGCCCGCGCTGCGTCGGGCGGGCGCGCGTCGGCTGGTCGCGACGACCCACGGGCACGAGGCGGGCTGGGCGCAGCTGCCGGCGGCGCGGCAGTTGCTGCGGCGGATCGGCGAGGGCACCGACACCCTGACGTACCTGGGCGAGTACACCCGCTCGCGGATCGCCTCGGCGCTCACGGACCGGGCGGCCGCCCGCATGACGCAACTGCCGCCCGGCGTCGACGAGAAGACCTTCCACCCCGATTCGGGCGGCGCGCAGGTCCGGGAGCAGCTCGGGCTGAGCGACCGGCCCGTGGTGGTGTGCGTCTCGCGCCTGGTCCCGCGCAAGGGGCAGGACACCCTCATCGAGGCCATGCCCCGCATCCTGGCCGCCGTACCGGACGCGGTCCTGCTGATCGTGGGCGGCGGGCCCTACGAGAACGACCTGCGGGCGCTGGCCGAGTCGACCGGCGTCGCGGACTCGGTGGTCTTCACCGGAGCGGTGCCGTGGGAGGAACTGCCCGCCCACTACGGCGCCGGCGACGTCTTCGCCATGCCCTGCCGGACCCGGCGCGGCGGCCTGGACGTGGAGGGGCTCGGGATCGTCTACCTGGAGGCCTCCGCCACCGGCCTGCCCGTGGTGGCCGGCGACTCCGGCGGCGCCCCCGACGCGGTGCTCGACGGGGAGACCGGCTGGGTGGTCCGGGGCGGCGCCCCCGACGAGGCCGCCGAGCGCATCGTCGCCCTGCTCCGCGACCCGGAACTGCGCGCCCGCATGGGGGCCCGGGGCCGCGCCTGGGTCGAGGAGAAGTGGCGCTGGGACCTGCTGGCCGACCGGCTGCGCGAGCTGCTGTAG
- a CDS encoding C40 family peptidase, producing the protein MASHRRTGPGGLDRNTKVTVFTAAAAGAAVALTGAPAGAAPALPQEPQGSRAQVDRLFEEAEKATEAYNEAGEKADRLRAEIGRAQDAVARGQDRINTMRGVLGTFAGAQYRSGGIDPTVELMLSDDPRDYLDKAAVLNRLSGRQAQQLGELREEQRRIGQQREEASRKLAALDVLRADVARHKRSVTAKLAAARRLLDTMPAAERADFERASRSGGRVDGLPEPAPAFEGGGRASGRAMAAVMAARAAVGRPYVWGSTGPSGFDCSGLMVWSYRQAGVSLPRTSQAQRHAGRQVPLSQAQPGDLVTYRSDASHVGMYVGNGQVVHAPYPGARVRYDPVGMMPVSSVTRP; encoded by the coding sequence GTGGCGTCCCATCGCCGGACCGGGCCGGGCGGCCTCGACCGGAACACCAAGGTCACCGTCTTCACCGCCGCCGCGGCCGGCGCCGCCGTGGCCCTCACGGGCGCACCGGCCGGCGCGGCCCCCGCCCTCCCGCAGGAACCGCAGGGCTCCCGCGCCCAGGTCGACCGGCTCTTCGAGGAGGCCGAGAAGGCCACCGAGGCCTACAACGAGGCGGGCGAGAAGGCCGACCGGCTGCGGGCCGAGATCGGCCGGGCCCAGGACGCGGTGGCCCGTGGCCAGGACCGCATCAACACCATGCGCGGGGTGCTCGGCACCTTCGCCGGAGCGCAGTACCGCTCCGGCGGCATCGACCCCACCGTCGAGCTGATGCTCTCCGACGACCCCCGCGACTACCTCGACAAGGCCGCCGTCCTGAACCGGCTCAGCGGGCGCCAGGCCCAGCAGCTCGGCGAACTGCGCGAGGAACAGCGTCGGATCGGGCAGCAGCGCGAGGAGGCCTCCCGCAAGCTCGCCGCCCTCGACGTCCTGCGCGCCGACGTGGCCCGGCACAAGCGGTCCGTCACGGCGAAGCTCGCCGCCGCCCGCCGGTTGCTCGACACGATGCCCGCGGCGGAGCGCGCCGACTTCGAGCGGGCCTCGCGCTCCGGCGGCCGCGTCGACGGCCTGCCGGAACCGGCCCCGGCCTTCGAGGGCGGCGGGCGGGCTTCGGGGCGGGCCATGGCCGCCGTGATGGCGGCCCGCGCGGCGGTCGGCCGGCCGTACGTGTGGGGCTCCACCGGCCCCTCCGGCTTCGACTGCTCCGGGCTGATGGTGTGGTCGTACCGCCAGGCGGGCGTCTCCCTGCCGCGCACCTCGCAGGCCCAGCGCCACGCCGGCCGGCAGGTGCCGCTGTCGCAGGCGCAGCCCGGGGACCTGGTGACGTACCGCTCGGACGCCAGCCACGTCGGCATGTACGTGGGCAACGGCCAGGTGGTGCACGCCCCCTACCCCGGCGCCCGGGTGCGCTATGACCCGGTCGGGATGATGCCGGTGTCGTCGGTGACCCGCCCTTGA
- a CDS encoding C40 family peptidase has protein sequence MASHRRPKQPTRARVSVLTATAAAAVALSSQSAVAAPDKPTKDEVKSRVDALYDEAEQAGEKFNGARERQEKLEKEIARLQDQVARGQGELNDLRNTLGSMATAQYRGGGLDPTVALLLSADPETYLDKAATLQQLSGKQVEAVAKIQAKQRTLAQQRQEAAGKLADLDATRKELGEKKKAAQDKLSEAQALLNTLTARERAQLKEQEAKETRATSAPPVSASGRAGAALAAAKTKLGSAYIMGATGPSAYDCSGLTQWAYGQAGVSISRTTYTQVNDGTRIGRSQLQPGDLVFFYGDLHHVGLYAGNNLTLHASNPRGGVKYESMDNMPFQFGVRV, from the coding sequence GTGGCGTCCCACCGTCGACCCAAGCAGCCGACCCGCGCACGCGTCAGCGTGCTCACCGCCACCGCGGCGGCGGCCGTCGCCCTCTCCTCCCAGTCGGCCGTGGCCGCTCCGGACAAACCGACCAAGGACGAGGTCAAGTCTCGGGTCGACGCCCTCTACGACGAAGCGGAACAGGCCGGCGAGAAGTTCAACGGGGCCCGCGAGCGCCAGGAGAAGCTGGAGAAGGAGATCGCGCGGCTCCAGGACCAGGTCGCCCGAGGTCAGGGCGAGCTCAACGACCTGCGCAACACGCTCGGTTCCATGGCCACCGCCCAGTACCGCGGCGGCGGACTCGACCCGACCGTGGCCCTGCTGCTCTCCGCAGACCCCGAGACCTACCTCGACAAGGCCGCGACCCTCCAGCAGCTCAGCGGCAAGCAGGTCGAGGCCGTCGCGAAGATCCAGGCCAAGCAGCGCACCCTCGCCCAGCAGCGCCAGGAGGCCGCGGGCAAACTCGCGGACCTCGACGCGACCCGCAAGGAGCTCGGCGAGAAGAAGAAGGCCGCCCAGGACAAGCTGTCCGAGGCGCAGGCCCTCCTCAACACGCTGACCGCGCGGGAGCGCGCCCAGCTGAAGGAGCAGGAGGCCAAGGAGACCCGGGCCACGTCCGCCCCGCCCGTGAGCGCCTCCGGCCGCGCCGGAGCGGCGCTGGCCGCGGCCAAGACCAAGCTGGGCAGCGCGTACATCATGGGCGCCACCGGCCCCAGCGCCTACGACTGCTCCGGGCTCACCCAGTGGGCGTACGGGCAGGCCGGCGTCAGCATCTCCCGCACCACGTACACCCAGGTCAACGACGGCACGCGCATCGGCCGCAGCCAGCTCCAACCCGGTGACCTGGTCTTCTTCTACGGCGACCTGCACCACGTCGGCCTGTACGCGGGCAACAACCTGACCCTGCACGCCTCCAACCCGCGCGGCGGCGTCAAGTACGAGTCCATGGACAACATGCCGTTCCAGTTCGGCGTCCGCGTCTGA
- a CDS encoding NYN domain-containing protein, translated as MVEPASGAGPADAAGDAAEVLDRPLPEGVRRRVVALVSDAFGALTIADLPAQLRQYARFTPSRRAKFAGNAMAAAVETDAVFRGRIAEKLREAQPELAGALEAGAPPAAADPLDVAAAAYVLRPAGWVKLVAAAGEEAQRADAERVGDETRRELERLREELAHERESRRAGGEQVRAELEAARKEAESLQRKLRSALSDVKRGEAALRKVAAEIDGIRAEAAAQVTAAESESRRLKSRLAEVESALETSRRATREGRSIEDMRLRLLLDTVLDAAAGLRRELALPPVSTRPADTVEAVEPGRMTPKDIAARALSETDPALLDQLLALPQAHLVVDGYNVTKTGYPTMPLEKQRLRLLGGLSMLAAQTGAEMTCVFDGAELAAPVLLAPPRGVRVLFSKAGVTADELIRQLVRAEPPGRPVVVVSTDREVADGVAKAGARPVTSALLLKRLARVS; from the coding sequence ATTGTGGAGCCAGCAAGCGGCGCTGGGCCGGCCGACGCGGCCGGCGACGCCGCGGAGGTCCTCGACCGCCCGCTGCCGGAAGGCGTGCGGCGCCGGGTCGTCGCGCTCGTCTCGGACGCCTTCGGCGCGCTGACGATCGCGGACCTCCCGGCGCAGCTGCGCCAGTACGCCCGTTTCACCCCGAGCCGACGGGCCAAGTTCGCCGGCAACGCCATGGCCGCGGCCGTGGAGACCGACGCGGTCTTCCGGGGCCGGATCGCGGAGAAGCTGCGCGAGGCGCAGCCCGAGCTGGCGGGCGCGCTGGAAGCGGGCGCCCCGCCGGCCGCCGCCGATCCGCTGGACGTGGCGGCCGCGGCGTACGTGCTGCGCCCGGCGGGCTGGGTCAAGCTGGTCGCCGCCGCCGGCGAGGAGGCGCAGCGCGCCGACGCCGAGCGGGTCGGTGACGAGACCCGCCGCGAGCTGGAGCGGCTGCGCGAGGAACTGGCCCACGAACGGGAGAGCCGGCGGGCCGGCGGTGAGCAGGTCCGGGCCGAGCTGGAGGCCGCCCGCAAGGAAGCGGAATCGCTTCAGCGCAAACTGCGCAGTGCCCTCAGCGACGTCAAGCGGGGTGAGGCGGCCCTGCGCAAGGTGGCCGCCGAGATCGACGGAATCCGCGCGGAGGCGGCCGCGCAGGTGACGGCGGCCGAGAGCGAGAGCCGTCGGCTCAAGTCCCGGCTGGCGGAGGTGGAGTCGGCGCTGGAGACCTCGCGGCGGGCCACCCGCGAGGGGCGCAGCATCGAGGACATGCGGCTGCGGCTCCTGTTGGACACCGTGTTGGACGCGGCGGCGGGGCTGCGGCGCGAGCTGGCGCTGCCGCCGGTCTCGACGCGGCCCGCGGACACGGTGGAGGCGGTCGAGCCGGGCCGGATGACCCCGAAGGACATCGCGGCGCGGGCGCTGTCGGAGACCGATCCGGCGCTGCTGGACCAGCTGTTGGCGCTGCCGCAGGCGCACCTGGTGGTCGACGGCTACAACGTGACCAAGACCGGCTATCCGACGATGCCGCTGGAGAAGCAGCGGCTGCGGCTGCTGGGCGGGCTGTCGATGCTGGCCGCGCAGACGGGTGCGGAGATGACCTGCGTCTTCGACGGGGCGGAGTTGGCGGCGCCGGTGCTGCTCGCGCCACCGCGCGGGGTGCGGGTGCTGTTCTCCAAGGCCGGGGTGACGGCGGACGAGTTGATCCGCCAGTTGGTGCGGGCGGAGCCGCCGGGTCGGCCGGTGGTGGTGGTCTCCACCGACCGTGAGGTCGCCGACGGGGTGGCGAAGGCGGGGGCCCGGCCGGTGACGTCGGCGTTGCTGTTGAAGCGCCTCGCACGCGTGTCCTGA
- a CDS encoding rhomboid family intramembrane serine protease — MLCRMIVRWRTVRDAARGPVVTYALMAGCCVAFLLSPASGLNPTYGTGERLLTTGTAYFRHWGVVPDELFSGAGRPLLTPLTALFVHGSWLHLLGNLLFLHVFGAMTEQRMGRIPFLLFYVCAGYLALAAYAAANASSDQTLVGASGAISAVLGAFLCLFPKARVTSLFPFLLFLPLRFPAWIVLMFWFGLQWLAAHRAGSGPGVAYLAHVVGFSVGFLYAWVRYRRTTRVGRPVTAVEGDSQP; from the coding sequence ATGCTCTGTCGCATGATCGTAAGGTGGCGGACCGTGCGCGATGCCGCCCGGGGCCCGGTGGTCACGTACGCGCTGATGGCCGGATGCTGCGTGGCGTTCCTCTTGAGCCCGGCCTCCGGCCTGAATCCGACGTACGGGACGGGCGAGCGGCTGCTCACGACGGGCACGGCGTACTTCCGGCACTGGGGGGTGGTTCCCGACGAGCTGTTCTCCGGCGCGGGGCGACCCCTGCTGACGCCGCTGACGGCCCTGTTCGTCCACGGCAGTTGGCTGCACCTGCTGGGGAACCTGCTGTTCCTCCACGTCTTCGGCGCGATGACGGAGCAACGGATGGGCCGGATCCCGTTCCTGCTGTTCTACGTCTGCGCGGGCTACCTGGCGCTCGCCGCGTACGCGGCGGCCAACGCCTCCTCGGACCAGACCCTGGTCGGCGCCTCCGGCGCGATCTCGGCGGTGCTCGGCGCCTTCCTGTGCCTCTTCCCGAAGGCCCGGGTGACGAGCCTGTTCCCGTTCCTGCTGTTCCTGCCGCTGCGCTTCCCGGCGTGGATCGTGCTGATGTTCTGGTTCGGGCTCCAGTGGCTGGCCGCGCACCGGGCGGGAAGCGGCCCGGGAGTGGCGTACCTGGCCCATGTCGTGGGCTTCTCGGTGGGGTTCCTGTACGCGTGGGTGCGCTATCGGCGTACGACTAGAGTGGGACGACCAGTGACAGCAGTCGAGGGAGACAGTCAGCCGTGA
- a CDS encoding Lrp/AsnC ligand binding domain-containing protein, with translation MITAIVLIKTSVDRIPEIAEAIAALDSVSEVYSVTGTYDLIALVRVARHENLADIIPGRISKIPGVEATDTHVAFRTYSQHDLEAAFAIGLDA, from the coding sequence GTGATCACCGCGATCGTGCTCATCAAGACCAGCGTGGACCGCATCCCCGAGATCGCCGAAGCCATCGCCGCGCTGGACAGCGTCAGCGAGGTCTACTCCGTCACCGGTACGTACGACCTGATCGCTCTGGTCCGCGTGGCCCGCCACGAGAACCTCGCGGACATCATCCCCGGCCGCATCAGCAAGATCCCGGGCGTCGAGGCCACGGACACCCACGTCGCGTTCCGCACCTACTCCCAGCACGACCTCGAAGCGGCCTTCGCCATCGGCCTGGACGCCTGA
- a CDS encoding aminotransferase class V-fold PLP-dependent enzyme translates to MSAYASASPNVTTAAATAAAPAPACDGPLPVLGRDVTVPLVTGGEVTYAALDYAASAPALQRVWDDVAAYAPYYGSVHRGAGYLSQLSTDLFEQSRAAVAEFLDCRPTDQVVFTRSTTDSLNLLAAVLPADCRVFVFETEHHASLLPWTNARVTYLDAPRTPGEAVATLERALAGEGPALVCVTGASNVTGELWPVKELAAAAHAHGARIVLDAAQLAPHHPVSVRDLDVDWVAFSGHKLYAPFGSGVLAGRADWLREAEPYLAGGGASRKVARREDGGVDVEWHTTAARHEAGSPNVIGAYAIASACKTLTEAGFEHLVARERHLIAKVREGLAEVPAVRVLSLFGDDAPRVGVISFVVDGWNSSHFAAALSAEYGIGVRDGLFCAHPLVRTLLGGEPQAQGECGAPEAAPGDPSLNAIRVSFGAGTPDEHVERFVRAVRELVEDGAKWRYRTEEGRCVPVS, encoded by the coding sequence ATGTCCGCATACGCGTCCGCATCCCCGAACGTCACCACCGCCGCCGCCACCGCCGCCGCCCCCGCCCCCGCCTGTGACGGGCCGCTCCCGGTCCTCGGCCGTGACGTCACCGTCCCGCTCGTCACCGGCGGCGAGGTCACCTACGCCGCCCTGGACTACGCGGCCAGCGCCCCCGCCCTCCAGCGCGTCTGGGACGACGTCGCCGCGTACGCCCCGTACTACGGCAGCGTGCACCGCGGCGCCGGGTACCTCTCGCAGCTCTCCACCGACCTCTTCGAGCAGAGCCGGGCCGCGGTCGCCGAGTTCCTCGACTGCCGCCCCACCGACCAGGTGGTCTTCACCCGCTCCACGACCGACTCCCTCAACCTGCTCGCCGCCGTGCTCCCGGCCGACTGCCGGGTATTCGTCTTCGAGACCGAGCACCACGCCTCGCTCCTGCCGTGGACGAACGCGCGCGTCACCTACCTCGACGCGCCGCGCACCCCGGGCGAGGCCGTCGCCACCCTGGAGCGGGCGCTCGCGGGGGAAGGCCCGGCTTTGGTCTGCGTCACCGGCGCCTCCAACGTCACCGGCGAGCTGTGGCCCGTCAAGGAGCTGGCCGCCGCCGCGCACGCCCACGGCGCGCGGATCGTGTTGGACGCCGCCCAGCTGGCCCCGCACCACCCGGTGTCCGTCCGGGACCTCGACGTGGACTGGGTCGCCTTCTCCGGGCACAAGCTGTACGCGCCCTTCGGCTCGGGCGTGCTCGCCGGCCGCGCCGACTGGCTGCGGGAGGCCGAGCCGTACCTCGCCGGGGGCGGGGCCTCCCGTAAGGTCGCCCGCCGCGAGGACGGCGGCGTCGACGTCGAGTGGCACACCACCGCCGCCCGCCACGAGGCCGGCTCCCCGAACGTCATCGGCGCTTACGCGATCGCCTCCGCCTGCAAGACCCTGACCGAGGCGGGCTTCGAGCACCTCGTCGCGCGGGAGCGGCACCTGATCGCGAAGGTCCGCGAGGGCCTGGCGGAGGTCCCGGCCGTCCGCGTCCTGTCCCTCTTCGGCGACGACGCCCCGCGGGTCGGCGTCATCTCGTTCGTGGTGGACGGCTGGAACAGCTCCCACTTCGCGGCCGCGCTCTCCGCCGAGTACGGCATCGGCGTCCGCGACGGCCTGTTCTGCGCCCACCCGCTGGTCCGTACCCTCCTCGGCGGCGAGCCGCAGGCCCAGGGCGAGTGCGGAGCCCCGGAGGCGGCGCCGGGGGATCCCTCCCTGAACGCGATCCGCGTCAGCTTCGGCGCCGGCACCCCCGACGAGCACGTCGAGCGCTTCGTGCGGGCCGTGAGGGAACTGGTCGAGGACGGCGCCAAGTGGCGGTACCGCACGGAAGAGGGCCGCTGCGTGCCCGTCTCCTGA